The window CGCTCTTTGTCTTTGCCGGCACGATCATGAGTGAAAGCGGCATTGCCGCCAGCCTACTTAATTTTGTCAATGTGTTTGTCGGCCGCATACGGGGCGGGCTTGGTGTGGTTGCCTCCGTGAGCTGTGCCATCATCGGCGCCATCTCAGGAAGCGGTCTCACCGGTGTTGCCGCCACCGGCCCATTGCTGATTCCAGAAATGGCCGAAAAGGGCTATCCCCGTGGGTACGCAACCGCCCTGGTGGCCAACTCCTCAGTACTCGGTCTCCTCATCCCTCCAAGCGTCACCATGATTATCTACGGCTGGGTGACAGATACTTCCATTCTCGCCTGCTTCCTTGCGACACTTGGCCCCGGTTTGCTGATAACTTTTCTCTTCTCTGTGGTCAACCTTGTCATGGCCCGCAAGTTTCCTCTCCAACTCGATCCCCCCTTATCTAAAAAAGAGATGGTGAAGGAAGCTGTCAGCTGCTCCTCACGGGCAGTTCCGGCCCTTGTTATGCCGCTTATCATCCTGGGTGGAATATATGGCGGCATCATGACCCCCACCGAGGCCGCCGCCGTGGCGGTAATCTATGCAGTCCCGGTTGGGTTTCTGATCTATAAGGGCTTGACATGGCCTACGTTCCTCAAAGCCGCCAAAAGCTCCGCAACTGCGGTGGGTGCCATCATGGTCATGATTATTTTCAGCCTGATGCTCAGTCAGATATTTGTGATGGAGGATGTTCCCCAGGCTCTGGTTGAAGGAATATTCACGGTCACAGAGAACAAAGTGCTGCTACTTATCCTGATAAATTTTCTACTGTTTTTTGTTGGCATGATTGTCAACGACATCACCGCGATAATCCTGATTGCGCCACTTCTCCTTCCTCTCATGGAGGCAATTGGGGTCTCTCCGATCCAGTTTGCGGCGATAATGGGTGTGAATACCGCCATGGGGGGAGTGACTCCACCTTATGCCTCCATCCTATACCTGGGTATCCGTATCGGTAAAGTAGAATTCTCAGAAGTTATTAAGCCAGCGATGCTACTGATTCTCTGCGGTTATGTCCCTGTCGTTTTTCTTACCTCGCTTTGGCCAAACCTGTCTCTCTTTTTCCCGAGAATTTTTGGCTATTAATCATCAACCCCAATTAGGAGTTCGAAATGAAGAAGCGTTCAATTGTTGGTTCATTAATTGTTGCAGCGAGTATGTTACTGGTGACTGGTACCCTTCAGGCCAAAACCTATAAGATCTCACACGTCAGACCCCAGGGGGCAGCAATAGATACTGATTTACGTTGGTTTGCCGACTCCATAGCAGAAGCCTCTGACGGGAAGATAAAAGCCAAGGTTTATCCTGCAAGTGCCCTTGGGGATTATACCATCGTCCAAGAGCGAGTAGGTCTTGGTGCTGTAGACATGGCCTGCCAACCACCCTCCTCAGCAGCTGACAAAAGATTCCAGCTGGTCTATTTCCCATATATGATGAAAAACTGGGAGCAGGCGCGTAAGAACTACTCAGCCGATGCGCCTCTGAGAAAGGTTGTCGCTGAACTCTATGAAAAACAAAACATCCAGCTTCTCGCCGCATGGCCGGTGTACTTTGGCGGCATTGCATTTAATACAGACGTGAAAGACTATGGGAACCCCGAAGCAGCCAAGGGCATCAAACTGCGCGTTCCCCCTATGAAGACATTCCAGCTTCTTGCCGATACAACAGGATACCTCGGCACCCCGATTCCATTTTCCGATGCTTTTACTGCTGTCCAGACCGGTGTGGTTGACGGTGTGATCGGCTCCGGTGCAGAAGGTTATTATTCCTCCTTCAGAGATGTTACCAAAAATTACCTGCCGGCAAACACCCATTTTGAGGTGTGGTACCTGATCATGAGTAAAAAGAAGTACGACAAGCTTTCCCCGGAAGGACAAGAGCAGATCCAGGATATCGCCAATCAGTTTGAGGATCGTCGTTGGGAAGTAGCGGCAAAAGATCAAGAGGCAAATGAGCAGCGTCTTGCTGATTATGGCGCGACAATTCTCCCTATTAGTGAAGAGGAAATTGACGCAATAGCACAAAAAGTCAGAACTGTTGTTTGGCCGCAGATCCAGGAAGATGTCGGCGCAGAGTGGGCTCAGACCGTTCTGAACAGCATAGTTGAATAACTGACCGCCAGGACATCGGTCCGCAATAATTCAAGTTGCGGGCCGATCCGTTTCACGCTTGAGGTTGGCTGAAATCGATTGTTTTCCTGATCCCTGTTCTGACTATTCGGTTGAAAGACTGCCGCTCAATAAAGAACTCAATCTCATCATTACTGGTGATTGACTTTTGAACAGATCAAATCCAACGGTTATTTAATACCCTGATATATTTTTTGATCGAGGCAGGTTGATCAAGAAATATTTTCTGGCAGTGGATGCCATTCCCCCACTATTCACATCTGCTTTACCAGCTAACTCACCCCACCTTGAGAAGACCCCTAAACTGAAACCACTCTGGTCTTTCTGGCTCTTTTTCTCGCTTATCTGAATTAGTAAGGGCTTTTTCGGCAGCCTCAATGAGAAAATCTGCAAAGAAAAATTCGATCGGTACTCTCTGCACTTGACTTATTCGG of the Desulfosediminicola ganghwensis genome contains:
- a CDS encoding TRAP transporter large permease; amino-acid sequence: MEIVTASLIALGVLVLMLTFGVALPFCFGGALMTMYYLADATMEGTMVWGYSQLANPVLLCIPLFVFAGTIMSESGIAASLLNFVNVFVGRIRGGLGVVASVSCAIIGAISGSGLTGVAATGPLLIPEMAEKGYPRGYATALVANSSVLGLLIPPSVTMIIYGWVTDTSILACFLATLGPGLLITFLFSVVNLVMARKFPLQLDPPLSKKEMVKEAVSCSSRAVPALVMPLIILGGIYGGIMTPTEAAAVAVIYAVPVGFLIYKGLTWPTFLKAAKSSATAVGAIMVMIIFSLMLSQIFVMEDVPQALVEGIFTVTENKVLLLILINFLLFFVGMIVNDITAIILIAPLLLPLMEAIGVSPIQFAAIMGVNTAMGGVTPPYASILYLGIRIGKVEFSEVIKPAMLLILCGYVPVVFLTSLWPNLSLFFPRIFGY
- the dctP gene encoding TRAP transporter substrate-binding protein DctP, with translation MKKRSIVGSLIVAASMLLVTGTLQAKTYKISHVRPQGAAIDTDLRWFADSIAEASDGKIKAKVYPASALGDYTIVQERVGLGAVDMACQPPSSAADKRFQLVYFPYMMKNWEQARKNYSADAPLRKVVAELYEKQNIQLLAAWPVYFGGIAFNTDVKDYGNPEAAKGIKLRVPPMKTFQLLADTTGYLGTPIPFSDAFTAVQTGVVDGVIGSGAEGYYSSFRDVTKNYLPANTHFEVWYLIMSKKKYDKLSPEGQEQIQDIANQFEDRRWEVAAKDQEANEQRLADYGATILPISEEEIDAIAQKVRTVVWPQIQEDVGAEWAQTVLNSIVE